Proteins from one Nicotiana tabacum cultivar K326 chromosome 23, ASM71507v2, whole genome shotgun sequence genomic window:
- the LOC107795962 gene encoding putative polygalacturonase encodes MNKWVGSVFLCIVSILFLMNWPVAAELETCSGIVPMQYRYDKISILDYGGVGDGRTLNTKAFKEAIFRIQHLKRRGGSLLYVPAGVYLTGPFNLTSRMTLYLARGAVIKATQDASQWPLVDPLPSYGRGRERPGGRYMSLLHGDGLHDVIITGENGTIDGQGDVWWNMWRQRTLQFTRPHLIELMNSRGIIISNVIFKNSPFWNIHPVYCSNVVIRYVTILAPADSPNTDGIDPDSSSHVCIEDSYISVGDDLVAVKSGWDQYGIAYGRPSHGITIRRITGSSPFAGIAVGSETSGGVVDVLAEHINLFNMGVGIHIKTNIGRGGVIRNITVSNVYMENTRTGIKIAGDVGDHPDENFNPNALPVVKGIKIKDVWGEKVLQAGLIRGLKNSPFSGICLSNINLHGNNPGPRNSPWKCSDVSGAAIQVSPWPCSELTSSQQTGACSTYF; translated from the exons ATGAATAAGTGGGTTGGTTCGGTTTTCCTATGCATTGTGAGCATATTGTTTCTGATGAACTGGCCGGTGGCGGCGGAGTTGGAGACGTGCTCGGGGATAGTGCCAATGCAATATCGATATGATAAGATATCAATATTGGACTATGGAGGTGTAGGCGATGGACGGACATTGAATACAAAAGCGTTTAAAGAAGCAATTTTTCGAATTCAGCACTTGAAAAGGAGGGGTGGATCGTTGCTTTACGTACCTGCTGGCGTATATTTGACTGGTCCATTTAATCTTACTAGTCGAATGACTCTTTATTTGGCCCGTGGTGCTGTTATCAAAGCCACTCAG GATGCCAGTCAATGGCCATTGGTCGATCCATTGCCTTCATATGGGAGAGGAAGAGAGCGACCTGGTGGAAGGTATATGAGCTTACTCCATGGAGACGGGCTCCATGATGTGATTATCACTG GTGAGAATGGTACTATTGATGGCCAGGGTGATGTTTGGTGGAATATGTGGAGGCAAAGAACTCTTCAATTTACAAGACCTCATCTCATTGAACTAATGAACTCCAGAGGCATAATCATTTCTAATGTCATTTTCAAGAACTCTCCCTTTTGGAATATCCACCCTGTTTATTGCAG CAATGTTGTTATTCGATATGTCACCATATTGGCTCCAGCTGATTCTCCAAACACTGATGGAATTGATCCAG ATTCAAGCTCCCATGTCTGCATAGAAGACTCTTATATTTCCGTAGGGGATGACCTAGTAGCCGTGAAGAGTGGGTGGGATCAATATGGCATTGCTTATGGTCGCCCTAGTCATGGCATAACCATCCGAAGGATAACTGGATCATCTCCATTTGCTGGAATTGCTGTTGGAAGTGAAACTTCTGGTGGCGTAGTGGATGTTTTAGCTGAGCATATAAACCTTTTCAACATGGGAGTTGGCATCCACATTAAGACAAACATTGGTCGAGGAGGGGTTATCAGGAACATTACGGTCTCAAATGTCTACATGGAAAATACACGAACAGGGATTAAGATTGCAGGGGATGTTGGGGACCATCCAGATGAAAACTTCAATCCGAATGCTCTTCCAGTGGTTAAGGGTATCAAGATTAAGGATGTTTGGGGTGAAAAGGTTTTGCAGGCTGGTTTGATCCGTGGTTTGAAGAATTCCCCTTTCTCAGGGATTTGTCTCTCCAATATCAACCTTCATGGCAACAACCCCGGACCACGAAATTCCCCTTGGAAATGCTCAGATGTTAGCGGAGCTGCAATTCAAGTCAGCCCTTGGCCTTGCTCAGAACTCACCAGCAGCCAACAAACTGGTGCATGCTCTACCTACTTCTGA